The following are encoded in a window of Neomicrococcus lactis genomic DNA:
- a CDS encoding vitamin K epoxide reductase family protein, with product MTTPRTDDHAAGPREPSVRVPRFALPRAFGLVLLISGAVGWVASAILVLERLALYKNPGHITSCDVNPWVSCGRVMGTWQSELFGFPNPLIGIVAFALILATAMMVLSGASPGRWYWAGLQVGVSLGTVFVIWLWSQALFEIYILCLYCMVVWAAMIPLFILLTVRNLVHGIIPAPRAVTRFAADWAGTLVAIAYVLVAGSVFLRFLPAFIG from the coding sequence ATGACCACACCGAGAACCGATGACCACGCGGCAGGCCCCCGGGAACCATCCGTCCGGGTTCCCCGATTCGCCCTCCCCCGTGCCTTCGGCCTCGTGCTGCTGATCTCCGGGGCCGTGGGCTGGGTCGCCTCGGCCATCCTCGTCCTGGAGCGCCTGGCCCTGTACAAGAACCCTGGCCACATCACCAGCTGCGACGTGAACCCGTGGGTTTCCTGCGGGAGGGTCATGGGCACCTGGCAGTCCGAACTCTTCGGCTTCCCCAACCCGCTGATCGGCATCGTCGCCTTCGCGCTCATCCTGGCCACCGCCATGATGGTGCTCTCCGGGGCTTCCCCGGGACGCTGGTACTGGGCAGGGCTACAGGTTGGGGTGAGCCTGGGGACGGTGTTCGTGATCTGGCTCTGGAGCCAGGCCCTCTTCGAGATCTATATCCTGTGCCTGTACTGCATGGTCGTGTGGGCGGCGATGATCCCCTTGTTTATCCTGCTCACGGTCCGCAACCTCGTCCACGGCATCATTCCCGCGCCCCGGGCCGTGACCAGGTTCGCCGCCGACTGGGCCGGAACGCTCGTGGCCATCGCCTACGTCTTGGTCGCAGGGTCGGTCTTTCTGCGATTCCTGCCCGCTTTCATCGGCTGA